Proteins encoded together in one Benincasa hispida cultivar B227 chromosome 1, ASM972705v1, whole genome shotgun sequence window:
- the LOC120083703 gene encoding protein ENHANCED DISEASE RESISTANCE 4-like isoform X2, whose product MFFPPLQSSRNYQFQVISWNSIALSLSLQIKVRVVRCPRCENLLPEPSGLPVYQCGGCGTVLRAKSKVLLNEKRDFGSSKKYEYLSEQGGSSLGGVSDSEWDSPSMEPTVKERVLRSRRTVFSNSPIRTNDREDIDDYERKIGKETKGVWPMQRLGDKEVGLVEETHSQFSEQRIENWVRRYNIEQDVNIYDSDSPSTAPYRNPLGAARTRATFEHHRVERDAFAGYSGNSMAVAHGKGAPNFRDPRDRPSSSNLDLFYGHPEHNRNYEGPIEGLDPNRAELLRRLDELKDQIIKSCDVGDRPRVVADRASVDPYYARSTYNIPMRYSTKSPQHIHSPQYFDRGNGTFPASGHHQRNDEDFLHPPRHVVKDIPLYEDQFQEQMIRKPNYPPTHQYPPRLPRECYPESFMDLKQDPLSPSHGEDAFFHHPACSCSQCSKRNKQGPPLQAPNSAISNVSNPKEPIKSSTYDNENPVTVGLNASNLTHAGRYPSQDTLPHSRQPSELDSEIDGFGLVQPRVAAVLQRNGKSCDAIAGGAPFIVCTSCLELLKLPRKLYKLEMDWQKLQCGACSVVIIVKVENRKLVVSVSAETKPEEVSPDDGSPKRVVDATSSLESSDNSSHKVISTDHDKSSDDRDSNRGEFKTLELTSSLISSEEKETSIVNCDLKNVSDSADLPSKDTSSVTSSTENSDNPSDNEPSKYKEGSENKQNILVDDVTEPNELDVSFEDYSNSHVSQDSVEINKEEKGEEDQSKIKSNQESESFFVGLSRNNLRDFSRSSEITDNGRPTVSVNGQHLPAYVVKKAEKKAGPILPGDYWYDYQAGFWGVMGHPCLGIIPPFIDEFTYPMSRNCAAGNTGIFVNGRELHKRDLELLSSRGLPTTANKLYRIDISGRVVDEDSGKELFNLGKLAPTQ is encoded by the exons ATGTTCTTCCCTCCTTTGCAATCTTCTCGTAATTACCAATTCCAAGTGATCAGTTGGAATTCaattgctctctctctctctctgcaAATT AAAGTTCGAGTAGTTCGTTGTCCCAGATGCGAGAATCTCTTGCCTGAACCTTCTGGACTTCCTGTTTATCAGTGTGGTGGTTGTGGTACTGTTCTTAGAG CAAAGAGCAAAGTTCTCCTTAATGAGAAAAGGGATTTTGGGAGCAGTAAGAAATATGAGTATTTATCAGAACAAGGAGGTAGCAGCTTAGGTGGTGTTTCTGACTCTGAGTGGGACAGTCCAAGCATGGAGCCAACTGTAAAAGAGAGAGTCTTGAGGTCCAGAAGGACTGTCTTTAGCAACAGTCCAATTAGAACAAATGATAGAGAGGATATAGATGACTATGAGAGGAAAATTGGGAAGGAAACTAAGGGAGTTTGGCCTATGCAGAGGCTTGGTGATAAAGAAGTCGGTTTGGTTGAAGAAACCCACAGTCAATTTTCAGAACAACGTATTGAGAATTGGGTTCGTCGATATAATATTGAACAAGACGTGAATATTTATGATTCTGATTCTCCAAGTACAGCACCTTATCGTAATCCTCTTGGGGCAGCAAGAACCCGAGCTACTTTTGAGCATCATAGAGTTGAAAGAGATGCATTCGCAGGGTACTCTGGAAACTCTATGGCTGTTGCTCATGGAAAAGGAGCTCCGAATTTCCGCGATCCTCGGGACAGACCTTCTAGTTCTAACTTAGATTTGTTCTATGGCCATCCCGAGCATAATCGGAACTATGAAGGTCCTATAGAAGGCTTAGACCCAAATCGAGCTGAACTCCTAAGAAGGTTGGATGAGTTAAAAGACCAAATTATTAAGTCCTGCGATGTGGGAGATAGACCAAGAGTTGTTGCTGATAGAGCTTCAGTCGATCCATACTATGCCCGATCTACTTACAATATCCCAATGCGATATTCGACAAAGAGCCCACAGCACATCCACAGCCCTCAGTACTTTGATCGGGGCAATGGAACCTTTCCAGCATCAGGTCATCATCAAAGAAATGATGAGGATTTTTTACATCCTCCGAGGCATGTTGTAAAAGATATACCATTATACGAGGATCAGTTTCAGGAGCAAATGATAAGGAAGCCAAACTATCCGCCAACTCATCAGTATCCTCCACGTCTTCCTCGTGAATGCTATCCAGAAAGCTTCATGGATCTAAAACAAGATCCTCTTTCTCCATCACATGGTGAAGATGCTTTCTTTCACCATCCTGCCTGCTCTTGTTCACAATGCAGCAAAAGAAACAAGCAAGGCCCTCCTCTTCAAGCACCAAACTCTGCCATAAGCAATGTAAGTAATCCAAAAGAGCCAATCAAATCTAGCACGTATGATAATGAGAATCCTGTTACAGTTGGACTCAATGCTTCCAATCTAACGCATGCTGGTCGTTATCCATCTCAAGATACACTTCCACACTCTAGACAACCTAGTGAGCTTGATTCAGAGATTGATGGTTTTGGTCTGGTTCAACCAAGAGTGGCTGCAGTTTTGCAGAGAAATGGAAAATCTTGTGATGCCATCGCCGGCGGTGCTCCATTCATTGTATGCACTAGTTGCTTGGAATTGCTAAAACTGCCAAGAAAACTTTACAAGTTAGAGATGGATTGGCAGAAACTACAGTGTGGTGCTTGTTCGGTTGTCATTATTGTAAAAGTAGAAAACAGAAAGCTTGTTGTTAGCGTTTCAGCAGAAACCAAGCCTGAAGAAGTTTCTCCTGATGATGGTTCCCCCAAAAGAGTTGTCGATGCTACCAGCTCTTTAGAAAGTTCTGATAATTCTAGTCACAAAGTAATCAGTACTGACCATGACAAGTCCTCTGACGACCGGGATTCAAATCGCGGCGAGTTTAAAACACTGGAGCTAACTTCATCTCTCATTTCTTCTGAAGAAAAAGAGACCTCGATTGTaaattgtgatttgaaaaaTGTCTCCGACTCTGCTGACCTGCCTTCAAAAGATACATCATCTGTAACGAGTTCCACGGAGAATTCTGATAACCCTTCTGATAATGAACCTAGCAAATACAAAGAGGGAAGTGAAAATAAGCAGAACATTTTGGTAGATGATGTCACTGAACCAAATGAGTTAGACGTCTCATTTGAAGATTATTCAAACAGTCACGTTTCTCAAGATTCTGTGGaaataaacaaagaagaaaaaggagaagaagatcaAAGCAAGATCAAAAGCAATCAAGAATCTGAATCCTTCTTTGTGGGTCTCAGTAGGAACAACTTAAGAGATTTTTCAAGATCAAGTGAAATTACGGATAATGGAAGGCCTACTGTTTCGGTTAATGGCCAGCATTTACCAGCTTATGTAGTTAAAAAGGCTGAAAAGAAAGCTGGGCCTATTCTTCCTGGAGATTATTG GTATGATTACCAAGCTGGATTCTGGGGTGTAATGGGCCATCCATGTCTTGGTATTATTCCT CCATTTATTGACGAGTTCACCTATCCAATGTCGAGGAACTGTGCTGCCGGAAACACTGGAATCTTTGTCAATGGGAGAGAACTTCATAAAAGGGATTTGGAGTTGCTTTCTAGCAGAGGGTTGCCTACTACTGCAAATAAATTGTATAGAATCGACATTTCGggaagagttgttgatgaagatTCTGGAAAAGAGTTATTTAACCTGGGAAAACTCGCCCCAAC
- the LOC120083703 gene encoding protein ENHANCED DISEASE RESISTANCE 4-like isoform X1 produces the protein MFFPPLQSSRNYQFQVISWNSIALSLSLQIKVRVVRCPRCENLLPEPSGLPVYQCGGCGTVLRAKSKVLLNEKRDFGSSKKYEYLSEQGGSSLGGVSDSEWDSPSMEPTVKERVLRSRRTVFSNSPIRTNDREDIDDYERKIGKETKGVWPMQRLGDKEVGLVEETHSQFSEQRIENWVRRYNIEQDVNIYDSDSPSTAPYRNPLGAARTRATFEHHRVERDAFAGYSGNSMAVAHGKGAPNFRDPRDRPSSSNLDLFYGHPEHNRNYEGPIEGLDPNRAELLRRLDELKDQIIKSCDVGDRPRVVADRASVDPYYARSTYNIPMRYSTKSPQHIHSPQYFDRGNGTFPASGHHQRNDEDFLHPPRHVVKDIPLYEDQFQEQMIRKPNYPPTHQYPPRLPRECYPESFMDLKQDPLSPSHGEDAFFHHPACSCSQCSKRNKQGPPLQAPNSAISNVSNPKEPIKSSTYDNENPVTVGLNASNLTHAGRYPSQDTLPHSRQPSELDSEIDGFGLVQPRVAAVLQRNGKSCDAIAGGAPFIVCTSCLELLKLPRKLYKLEMDWQKLQCGACSVVIIVKVENRKLVVSVSAETKPEEVSPDDGSPKRVVDATSSLESSDNSSHKVISTDHDKSSDDRDSNRGEFKTLELTSSLISSEEKETSIVNCDLKNVSDSADLPSKDTSSVTSSTENSDNPSDNEPSKYKEGSENKQNILVDDVTEPNELDVSFEDYSNSHVSQDSVEINKEEKGEEDQSKIKSNQESESFFVGLSRNNLRDFSRSSEITDNGRPTVSVNGQHLPAYVVKKAEKKAGPILPGDYWYDYQAGFWGVMGHPCLGIIPPFIDEFTYPMSRNCAAGNTGIFVNGRELHKRDLELLSSRGLPTTANKLYRIDISGRVVDEDSGKELFNLGKLAPTIEKVKHGFGMKVPRTLK, from the exons ATGTTCTTCCCTCCTTTGCAATCTTCTCGTAATTACCAATTCCAAGTGATCAGTTGGAATTCaattgctctctctctctctctgcaAATT AAAGTTCGAGTAGTTCGTTGTCCCAGATGCGAGAATCTCTTGCCTGAACCTTCTGGACTTCCTGTTTATCAGTGTGGTGGTTGTGGTACTGTTCTTAGAG CAAAGAGCAAAGTTCTCCTTAATGAGAAAAGGGATTTTGGGAGCAGTAAGAAATATGAGTATTTATCAGAACAAGGAGGTAGCAGCTTAGGTGGTGTTTCTGACTCTGAGTGGGACAGTCCAAGCATGGAGCCAACTGTAAAAGAGAGAGTCTTGAGGTCCAGAAGGACTGTCTTTAGCAACAGTCCAATTAGAACAAATGATAGAGAGGATATAGATGACTATGAGAGGAAAATTGGGAAGGAAACTAAGGGAGTTTGGCCTATGCAGAGGCTTGGTGATAAAGAAGTCGGTTTGGTTGAAGAAACCCACAGTCAATTTTCAGAACAACGTATTGAGAATTGGGTTCGTCGATATAATATTGAACAAGACGTGAATATTTATGATTCTGATTCTCCAAGTACAGCACCTTATCGTAATCCTCTTGGGGCAGCAAGAACCCGAGCTACTTTTGAGCATCATAGAGTTGAAAGAGATGCATTCGCAGGGTACTCTGGAAACTCTATGGCTGTTGCTCATGGAAAAGGAGCTCCGAATTTCCGCGATCCTCGGGACAGACCTTCTAGTTCTAACTTAGATTTGTTCTATGGCCATCCCGAGCATAATCGGAACTATGAAGGTCCTATAGAAGGCTTAGACCCAAATCGAGCTGAACTCCTAAGAAGGTTGGATGAGTTAAAAGACCAAATTATTAAGTCCTGCGATGTGGGAGATAGACCAAGAGTTGTTGCTGATAGAGCTTCAGTCGATCCATACTATGCCCGATCTACTTACAATATCCCAATGCGATATTCGACAAAGAGCCCACAGCACATCCACAGCCCTCAGTACTTTGATCGGGGCAATGGAACCTTTCCAGCATCAGGTCATCATCAAAGAAATGATGAGGATTTTTTACATCCTCCGAGGCATGTTGTAAAAGATATACCATTATACGAGGATCAGTTTCAGGAGCAAATGATAAGGAAGCCAAACTATCCGCCAACTCATCAGTATCCTCCACGTCTTCCTCGTGAATGCTATCCAGAAAGCTTCATGGATCTAAAACAAGATCCTCTTTCTCCATCACATGGTGAAGATGCTTTCTTTCACCATCCTGCCTGCTCTTGTTCACAATGCAGCAAAAGAAACAAGCAAGGCCCTCCTCTTCAAGCACCAAACTCTGCCATAAGCAATGTAAGTAATCCAAAAGAGCCAATCAAATCTAGCACGTATGATAATGAGAATCCTGTTACAGTTGGACTCAATGCTTCCAATCTAACGCATGCTGGTCGTTATCCATCTCAAGATACACTTCCACACTCTAGACAACCTAGTGAGCTTGATTCAGAGATTGATGGTTTTGGTCTGGTTCAACCAAGAGTGGCTGCAGTTTTGCAGAGAAATGGAAAATCTTGTGATGCCATCGCCGGCGGTGCTCCATTCATTGTATGCACTAGTTGCTTGGAATTGCTAAAACTGCCAAGAAAACTTTACAAGTTAGAGATGGATTGGCAGAAACTACAGTGTGGTGCTTGTTCGGTTGTCATTATTGTAAAAGTAGAAAACAGAAAGCTTGTTGTTAGCGTTTCAGCAGAAACCAAGCCTGAAGAAGTTTCTCCTGATGATGGTTCCCCCAAAAGAGTTGTCGATGCTACCAGCTCTTTAGAAAGTTCTGATAATTCTAGTCACAAAGTAATCAGTACTGACCATGACAAGTCCTCTGACGACCGGGATTCAAATCGCGGCGAGTTTAAAACACTGGAGCTAACTTCATCTCTCATTTCTTCTGAAGAAAAAGAGACCTCGATTGTaaattgtgatttgaaaaaTGTCTCCGACTCTGCTGACCTGCCTTCAAAAGATACATCATCTGTAACGAGTTCCACGGAGAATTCTGATAACCCTTCTGATAATGAACCTAGCAAATACAAAGAGGGAAGTGAAAATAAGCAGAACATTTTGGTAGATGATGTCACTGAACCAAATGAGTTAGACGTCTCATTTGAAGATTATTCAAACAGTCACGTTTCTCAAGATTCTGTGGaaataaacaaagaagaaaaaggagaagaagatcaAAGCAAGATCAAAAGCAATCAAGAATCTGAATCCTTCTTTGTGGGTCTCAGTAGGAACAACTTAAGAGATTTTTCAAGATCAAGTGAAATTACGGATAATGGAAGGCCTACTGTTTCGGTTAATGGCCAGCATTTACCAGCTTATGTAGTTAAAAAGGCTGAAAAGAAAGCTGGGCCTATTCTTCCTGGAGATTATTG GTATGATTACCAAGCTGGATTCTGGGGTGTAATGGGCCATCCATGTCTTGGTATTATTCCT CCATTTATTGACGAGTTCACCTATCCAATGTCGAGGAACTGTGCTGCCGGAAACACTGGAATCTTTGTCAATGGGAGAGAACTTCATAAAAGGGATTTGGAGTTGCTTTCTAGCAGAGGGTTGCCTACTACTGCAAATAAATTGTATAGAATCGACATTTCGggaagagttgttgatgaagatTCTGGAAAAGAGTTATTTAACCTGGGAAAACTCGCCCCAAC
- the LOC120083703 gene encoding protein ENHANCED DISEASE RESISTANCE 4-like isoform X3: protein MFFPPLQSSRNYQFQVISWNSIALSLSLQIKVRVVRCPRCENLLPEPSGLPVYQCGGCGTVLRAKSKVLLNEKRDFGSSKKYEYLSEQGGSSLGGVSDSEWDSPSMEPTVKERVLRSRRTVFSNSPIRTNDREDIDDYERKIGKETKGVWPMQRLGDKEVGLVEETHSQFSEQRIENWVRRYNIEQDVNIYDSDSPSTAPYRNPLGAARTRATFEHHRVERDAFAGYSGNSMAVAHGKGAPNFRDPRDRPSSSNLDLFYGHPEHNRNYEGPIEGLDPNRAELLRRLDELKDQIIKSCDVGDRPRVVADRASVDPYYARSTYNIPMRYSTKSPQHIHSPQYFDRGNGTFPASGHHQRNDEDFLHPPRHVVKDIPLYEDQFQEQMIRKPNYPPTHQYPPRLPRECYPESFMDLKQDPLSPSHGEDAFFHHPACSCSQCSKRNKQGPPLQAPNSAISNVSNPKEPIKSSTYDNENPVTVGLNASNLTHAGRYPSQDTLPHSRQPSELDSEIDGFGLVQPRVAAVLQRNGKSCDAIAGGAPFIVCTSCLELLKLPRKLYKLEMDWQKLQCGACSVVIIVKVENRKLVVSVSAETKPEEVSPDDGSPKRVVDATSSLESSDNSSHKVISTDHDKSSDDRDSNRGEFKTLELTSSLISSEEKETSIVNCDLKNVSDSADLPSKDTSSVTSSTENSDNPSDNEPSKYKEGSENKQNILVDDVTEPNELDVSFEDYSNSHVSQDSVEINKEEKGEEDQSKIKSNQESESFFVGLSRNNLRDFSRSSEITDNGRPTVSVNGQHLPAYVVKKAEKKAGPILPGDYWYDYQAGFWGVMGHPCLAIY from the exons ATGTTCTTCCCTCCTTTGCAATCTTCTCGTAATTACCAATTCCAAGTGATCAGTTGGAATTCaattgctctctctctctctctgcaAATT AAAGTTCGAGTAGTTCGTTGTCCCAGATGCGAGAATCTCTTGCCTGAACCTTCTGGACTTCCTGTTTATCAGTGTGGTGGTTGTGGTACTGTTCTTAGAG CAAAGAGCAAAGTTCTCCTTAATGAGAAAAGGGATTTTGGGAGCAGTAAGAAATATGAGTATTTATCAGAACAAGGAGGTAGCAGCTTAGGTGGTGTTTCTGACTCTGAGTGGGACAGTCCAAGCATGGAGCCAACTGTAAAAGAGAGAGTCTTGAGGTCCAGAAGGACTGTCTTTAGCAACAGTCCAATTAGAACAAATGATAGAGAGGATATAGATGACTATGAGAGGAAAATTGGGAAGGAAACTAAGGGAGTTTGGCCTATGCAGAGGCTTGGTGATAAAGAAGTCGGTTTGGTTGAAGAAACCCACAGTCAATTTTCAGAACAACGTATTGAGAATTGGGTTCGTCGATATAATATTGAACAAGACGTGAATATTTATGATTCTGATTCTCCAAGTACAGCACCTTATCGTAATCCTCTTGGGGCAGCAAGAACCCGAGCTACTTTTGAGCATCATAGAGTTGAAAGAGATGCATTCGCAGGGTACTCTGGAAACTCTATGGCTGTTGCTCATGGAAAAGGAGCTCCGAATTTCCGCGATCCTCGGGACAGACCTTCTAGTTCTAACTTAGATTTGTTCTATGGCCATCCCGAGCATAATCGGAACTATGAAGGTCCTATAGAAGGCTTAGACCCAAATCGAGCTGAACTCCTAAGAAGGTTGGATGAGTTAAAAGACCAAATTATTAAGTCCTGCGATGTGGGAGATAGACCAAGAGTTGTTGCTGATAGAGCTTCAGTCGATCCATACTATGCCCGATCTACTTACAATATCCCAATGCGATATTCGACAAAGAGCCCACAGCACATCCACAGCCCTCAGTACTTTGATCGGGGCAATGGAACCTTTCCAGCATCAGGTCATCATCAAAGAAATGATGAGGATTTTTTACATCCTCCGAGGCATGTTGTAAAAGATATACCATTATACGAGGATCAGTTTCAGGAGCAAATGATAAGGAAGCCAAACTATCCGCCAACTCATCAGTATCCTCCACGTCTTCCTCGTGAATGCTATCCAGAAAGCTTCATGGATCTAAAACAAGATCCTCTTTCTCCATCACATGGTGAAGATGCTTTCTTTCACCATCCTGCCTGCTCTTGTTCACAATGCAGCAAAAGAAACAAGCAAGGCCCTCCTCTTCAAGCACCAAACTCTGCCATAAGCAATGTAAGTAATCCAAAAGAGCCAATCAAATCTAGCACGTATGATAATGAGAATCCTGTTACAGTTGGACTCAATGCTTCCAATCTAACGCATGCTGGTCGTTATCCATCTCAAGATACACTTCCACACTCTAGACAACCTAGTGAGCTTGATTCAGAGATTGATGGTTTTGGTCTGGTTCAACCAAGAGTGGCTGCAGTTTTGCAGAGAAATGGAAAATCTTGTGATGCCATCGCCGGCGGTGCTCCATTCATTGTATGCACTAGTTGCTTGGAATTGCTAAAACTGCCAAGAAAACTTTACAAGTTAGAGATGGATTGGCAGAAACTACAGTGTGGTGCTTGTTCGGTTGTCATTATTGTAAAAGTAGAAAACAGAAAGCTTGTTGTTAGCGTTTCAGCAGAAACCAAGCCTGAAGAAGTTTCTCCTGATGATGGTTCCCCCAAAAGAGTTGTCGATGCTACCAGCTCTTTAGAAAGTTCTGATAATTCTAGTCACAAAGTAATCAGTACTGACCATGACAAGTCCTCTGACGACCGGGATTCAAATCGCGGCGAGTTTAAAACACTGGAGCTAACTTCATCTCTCATTTCTTCTGAAGAAAAAGAGACCTCGATTGTaaattgtgatttgaaaaaTGTCTCCGACTCTGCTGACCTGCCTTCAAAAGATACATCATCTGTAACGAGTTCCACGGAGAATTCTGATAACCCTTCTGATAATGAACCTAGCAAATACAAAGAGGGAAGTGAAAATAAGCAGAACATTTTGGTAGATGATGTCACTGAACCAAATGAGTTAGACGTCTCATTTGAAGATTATTCAAACAGTCACGTTTCTCAAGATTCTGTGGaaataaacaaagaagaaaaaggagaagaagatcaAAGCAAGATCAAAAGCAATCAAGAATCTGAATCCTTCTTTGTGGGTCTCAGTAGGAACAACTTAAGAGATTTTTCAAGATCAAGTGAAATTACGGATAATGGAAGGCCTACTGTTTCGGTTAATGGCCAGCATTTACCAGCTTATGTAGTTAAAAAGGCTGAAAAGAAAGCTGGGCCTATTCTTCCTGGAGATTATTG GTATGATTACCAAGCTGGATTCTGGGGTGTAATGGGCCATCCATGTCTTG CCATTTATTGA